A portion of the Pseudarthrobacter sp. L1SW genome contains these proteins:
- a CDS encoding type II toxin-antitoxin system HipA family toxin, whose protein sequence is MTEDLRRLKFVRGADVYKAGILAGHLARTDRGSVAFSYAEHYLRAGARPVATTLPVTADPVESPSGALPAFFSGLLPEGHRLTVLKDAVKTSLSDELSLLLAVGADVPGDVQVVPAGEPLVEQQPLADTSRPEDLDFAYLADAVDPHGLPGVQHKASASMMTTPLALAGRRYLLKLDPPQYPHLVVNEAAHLAGAKALKIPVAQHSVVTDRKGRPGLLVERFDRAHVDGPVRLALEDGAQVLNLPPASKYAVSSEELVLALAGLCKAKAVAARNLYLQFAFAWLTGNGDLHAKNAAVLAGRNGGWAVSPIYDIPCTLLYGDDTMALPLAGKVKGLKARHWQEFAAAIALPPRAAAAANIIALKAAEGIDLDALPFTGSPLNGARRELRYRRAQLLP, encoded by the coding sequence ATGACTGAGGACCTCCGGCGGCTCAAGTTCGTCCGCGGCGCCGACGTGTACAAGGCAGGCATCCTGGCCGGGCACTTGGCGCGCACGGACCGCGGCAGCGTGGCCTTTTCCTACGCCGAGCACTACCTCCGTGCCGGCGCGCGGCCCGTGGCAACAACCCTGCCGGTCACCGCCGATCCCGTGGAATCACCCAGCGGCGCGCTGCCGGCCTTCTTCTCCGGCCTCTTGCCGGAAGGCCACCGGCTCACCGTGCTCAAAGATGCCGTGAAGACGAGTCTGAGCGATGAGCTCAGCCTGCTCCTGGCCGTCGGCGCGGACGTGCCCGGAGATGTGCAGGTTGTCCCCGCCGGCGAACCCCTGGTGGAGCAGCAGCCGCTGGCGGATACCTCCCGGCCCGAAGACCTGGACTTCGCCTACCTGGCGGACGCGGTGGACCCGCACGGGCTGCCCGGGGTGCAGCACAAGGCCAGCGCCTCGATGATGACCACCCCTCTGGCGCTTGCCGGCCGGCGCTACCTGCTCAAGCTGGACCCTCCCCAGTACCCGCACCTTGTGGTGAACGAGGCCGCCCATCTCGCCGGGGCCAAGGCCCTCAAGATCCCCGTGGCCCAGCACAGCGTGGTCACTGACAGGAAGGGCCGGCCGGGGCTCCTCGTGGAGCGGTTCGACCGCGCCCACGTTGACGGGCCGGTGCGCTTGGCGCTCGAAGACGGGGCGCAGGTCCTGAACCTTCCGCCGGCGTCGAAATACGCAGTCAGCTCGGAGGAACTGGTCCTGGCGCTGGCCGGGCTGTGCAAGGCCAAGGCCGTGGCGGCCAGGAACCTGTACCTTCAGTTCGCCTTCGCCTGGCTCACCGGCAACGGGGACCTCCACGCCAAGAACGCCGCCGTCCTTGCAGGCCGGAACGGCGGCTGGGCCGTTTCGCCGATCTATGACATCCCCTGCACCCTGCTCTATGGCGACGACACCATGGCGCTGCCCCTCGCCGGCAAGGTCAAGGGGCTCAAAGCCAGGCACTGGCAGGAGTTCGCGGCCGCCATCGCCCTGCCGCCGCGGGCCGCGGCAGCGGCCAACATCATTGCCCTCAAAGCTGCCGAGGGCATCGACCTGGACGCCTTGCCCTTCACGGGATCGCCGCTCAACGGCGCCCGGCGGGAGCTCCGGTACCGCCGGGCCCAGCTGCTTCCCTGA
- a CDS encoding helix-turn-helix transcriptional regulator: MEDVAAIGEMIRRARKEAGITQGTLADLAGTSARTIHAIETGTGNPSLGTVAAAANAVGLRLRATDD; this comes from the coding sequence ATGGAAGACGTGGCCGCGATCGGCGAGATGATCCGGCGGGCCCGGAAGGAAGCCGGCATCACCCAAGGTACGCTGGCGGACCTGGCCGGTACCTCCGCCCGCACCATCCATGCCATTGAAACGGGGACGGGCAATCCGTCCCTGGGAACGGTGGCCGCCGCCGCCAACGCTGTGGGGCTCCGCCTCCGGGCCACCGATGACTGA